The sequence CTTGTAGGGATGTGAGGTTCCCCATCCCAGGTGGCAATTTGGTATACTTATCGAAATGCAGGCACATCAAATTTTGTAGCTGAACAATACCTGGCATCAGCTCTTTTACACCAGTCTCTACTAAGTCCAGTGTCTGCAAAAACCGTAGATTTCCTATTTTGGTCGGAAGCTCGCCAACATAGGTACTTCTTAGCCCTAGATATCTCAGATGTAACAAATTTTCTACACACCTCATGTTAATCTTATGGACACTGTCTCTGAGATTACAGTACTCCAAATCTAATACACGAAGAACTTGGAAGCATGAAAGGGACGGCATCTGATAAATAGCAGACGAAAAGAGAGTAACAGATCTCACTTGTTCCATGCTCCTAGTATCAAGCCAAGGGGTGGTAGGCTCTACCATTACATTTTGAATGGATAGCCTGCGAATCTTGCTTTGTGAATTAGGCTTGTTCTGCTCAATACCATCCAATATGGTAAGAAAGTTGTCTTTGCTTGAGAGTGAACAAATGAGATCAAGCACCATGTCATGAACACGACAAGATTTTGCCCTTCCTTCAATATCAATATCTACAGGCTGGATCATGCCTCGATTTATAAGCTCATTAAAATAACTCTCCCCAAGATCATATAAGCTAGTCTTCTTATTTCCTGTTTGGACGAAACCTTCGGCTATCCATCTCCATATTAACCGATCTCTCCCAACCACATAATCTTCAGGGAATACACTTAAATATAATAAACAAGTCTTCAAGTGAGAAGGTAGATCGTAATAGCTGAATGACAATATCCTCTGCATGTCCTCCACACAAGCACCTCCCGTAAGTCCCCGACCAATCGAGTTAAGCAAAACATACCATTGATCCTTTGGTTTTATCTGTTGATTAACAACAAGAAGACTTGCTACAGTAATGATGGCCAATGGTACCCCTCCACATTTCTTCAGGATGTCTATAGATATTTGAGCCAATTCATTTGGGCACATTTTCCCATCAGGAAAAATTCGTCTATGAAAGAGCCTTCTGGAGTCATCATCACTAAGAGGATCCATTCTATAAACTATATCATCAGTAGAAGAGCGACATGCTTCAGCAACACTGACTATCCGGGTTGTCGTGATTAGTCGACAACCGCGATTGTTTTCAGAGAAAACACACTTGATAAATTTCCAGGCTTTGTCATCCCATATGTCATCAATCACGATGAGATACCTGGATGAATTTTCGAGTGCATTAATTGGAAGTTCAGTGAATAAATAACTATGAGTTTCTAATAGGGGAGCCATCTGCAAATGGCGATGCGTATAGACAAAACTAGAGTAAGAGGAAAATTCGCTAGAAAATGGTTTCAACTCTGGAAATCTATAATAATTAAGTTACTAATGATAGAAATGGAAACTCATTGCTAATTATTCCTGTATTTCCATGTGAAAAAAACTCTTTGTGACTTGGCAGTGTCCAAAACTACTATCTCTTATAGATTTTAGAAAAAAATTCTAACATGTGCACTTacaaaaaaaaagatgcaatCACAAATATGAGCCCATTAGCACATGATGATGTGCTCTAAGTAAAATAATCTATTGCACGTATGAGCAACATATGGTCTTTTAGCTCCTATGTTTGACAAATGAACACCTTTGACGCAATTTTATTGATGTACATGAGCTCTGAAATTGTACAATAGTGGTTCACATGCTGTCTACGTGGTGTAAAGGTGCAGCCAGTTGAAACATATACATGTATACTATTCTTTAATTAGATGCTTGCACAAATTCTCTCAACAAAAATATGCGTGCATAAATGAATAACACACAGTGGTGTAGGGATTTTCTTAACAAAATTTGAAAATCCTTAACAGAAAGGGTAGACACCAGGCATACAGTGAGTATGGTGACACCTGTTGACATGTGATTCTGTCCAAAAAAAAAGACAGTAGGAAAATGCGCACCTTTTATCCTTAAGGAATTCACGTAGTTTGTCAATAAGTTGTTTTTCATCCATTGTTGTGCTATGGATGTGGCTAAACTGGACCTTGTCGAGTTCATAGATcatatccttgaaaactttcttcacatcaGGATTCCGGGACACTGAAACAAAAGCCGCGCAATTAAATTGCACTTTGATCCTATCATACACGGCTTTGGCGAGAGTAGTCTTGCCTAACCCGCCAAATCCAACAATGGAGACAACCTTTAAACGTTTATCCGGCCCCTTATCGCCGTCTGTCAACATCTTGATCATCTTGTCACATGAGTGAGCGATACCAACAAGCTCTGTCACATCTTTGTACATAGCTGTCAGGCGAGGGTCAATGGTGGCAACACCACTGGTGCCATGCATTTGAAGCCCATATCTCTGGCGCAGCTCGGCCAGCTGTTTAGCGAGATCTTGCGCTTCGTCGATGGCACTGGAGATCTGATGCAGACCCTTTCCCTTCCGGAGCAAATTGGTGGCTCGCTTGAGGAACTTCTTGACTCTGTTCTTGGTGTTGTTGGgaccagcacggtggcagcccTCCTCGTTGACACGCACGATGAAAGCGTCGACGGCGTCTTCGATTTCATAGGACAGCTCCCTCACCTTGCCTGCCCATAGGCAGACCTGTTCGTCGAGCTGATCTGGCGGCACCTCGCCCACCTTGAGGAGTGCGGAGTGCATGAACATCAGCTCTGTCTCAAGTGACTTTATGCCTTTTTTCACTCTGTTTTCCAGGTTGTATTCATCAACCAGCAGGTCGCCGAGCTTGCGGAGGAGGGGACTCATCGCCCCCGCCACGACCTCCATTGCTCGTCCTCGCTCCTCTGTGAACCAAGTTAGATCAAACTCCTCCAGGTTAGCTTATTCCTCTTTTCGTGCCCCCGGCACACCTATCTGGTCTGTTGGTCTTTTTTTTTGGAGAATTGGTCTGTTGGTCACTTGTTCTTCATCGACGGCACACCTCAATTGGACTCTGGGAAAGAGAAACGAAAATATTAACTATATTGTTTGAAGGCTTATTTTATCTAGATTACAGTGACTATAGTAAATATATGTATGGGGCTTCCTGTTAACATTCAGACAATTTCAACAATCTTCGAGAGGCTTAAAACTAAATAGAGTAGACTGCCAGCTAAAATCCGAAAATTTGTATAAAATAAAAGAGAGGCTTCTGAAATTTTTTAGGCCAGGAAGCTTCCTAGTAAACTGGACTTTGAACAACAAAATCGCCTAACTGCCTAAGTGAAACTGAATCGGCAGAATTTGAGTTCCCATACCTTCTCTGGTGAGCGTTGGCTGCTGCGAGCAGGAACATCTGGCGGCGGCCACCGGAACTGGACGGCCAACGCCACTCACGACGGCATCCCAAGCAAGGATGCGGCACGTCCAGAGAGAGAAAGAAAGTGGGCGAGGAATGAGAGATAGGAGAGCACCTGATTCCTTTTACCGGTGCGCGCACTGCATATTATCCAGGATCATTGCTTTGATTTAGTAGAAAGTGTAGAAGATGGACCATCTCATCTCAATGACCTTTTCCTTTATCACACGGCAAACACAGCGTGGAAAATACCCTGCTTTCACAAAAGAAAGCTCACTCTTCCAGTTGGGCGTAAGATTGTGTACTCCACATTAACTTTTCCAGGAACTGACTATGCTCCATGCATGTTTACATACACAGGATAATCATTGGGTGCGAGCGTGGGAGTCAGCTTAGCTGCAAGCACATGTCTGCCTGGGGCGGGCGTGGAGCAAGGGTGAGTGCGGGAGTACGCCTAGGGCCGCAAGCGGGCGCCGCAGGGGTGGGGGCAGCgcatggatacaccgatgcgagTGGAAAAGAAGAGGGTTTAAGAGGGAAAAAAATATTCAGCTTATATTTCACATTTACGGGATCTGTTGGGTGGGAAGCAACGTGGCTCCTTACACACGTTTTTAAGGACGATATTTACCAGATCTATTAGAGTTGCATTGAGCTGGGATTGATAAATCAACTATTCTGGATCTGTCTTCACCACGCCGTATCAGCTCTACGAATGTATAAGCAATAACCATTCTTCCAGACGGGCGTTGCAGTTCGTAGGACAAGGTTTAGCCCAAAACAGCAAAATTGCGGCCAGTTATTAACGGTTCAGTGTATTTTGCCGTATATGCTAGAAACGCCCCAAAAATAGGTGTTAAGGCGATGGTGTGAGATCTACCTTCGAAAATCTATCCATAATTACTTTTTCCCGAGgatgacgggggggggggggaccccACCGCTTGTTATTTCATATCTCGAAGAGGCTACGAAGCCAGTCTATATGTACATGAAGGTGAAAACATGGGGGGGGGGGAGAGTACAACAGCCACTATACATCTCGAATACACGACCGTAGCTGGTCAAAGGGGGCCCTATCATCTAGCCTGTACCGCCATCTCCAGAGGATGAGGTCGTCGCATACCCTCCTAAGCACCACGGCCGATGTAGCAGTGCAAGCATTGAAGACAAGATCGTTCCGGGCCTTCCACAGCCCCCAGAGGGCGGCAGCCACACCGGCGTGCCAAAACGACGCAGGGATGGGGAGAGGGGACGGAAGTTCCCACACAGAGAAGGTCCCCGTGGGGATCCGGACACCAAGGCAGCGCTAGGTCTCCCTCGCAAGGCAGCAGTCGAAGAAGAGGTGTCGACGGGTCTCAACCTGCGGGCAAGCCGCGCACGTATCCGAAGGTGCACAGCTTTTGTAGAACAGGTTAGCCCTAGTACTCAGCCGGTCGACGTCGGCAAGGTAGGCGAAGATCCTCAGCTTCGTGGGGAGGCGCAGAGCCCACGAACGGCAAGCAGAGACATCACGCGGGTGAACGGGCGAGAGAAGCCGGTATGCCATCCGGGTGCTGAAGAGTGGCGCGGCCGGAGAGGCCATGCACCTAAGGTCCGGTCCCTCCCGGAGCGGAGTGGCGTGGAGATGCTGCAGGACCAGGCGAAGTTCCCCCTCCACCACAGAAGAGAGCCGTGGCTGTAAGTCGAGGCCGTGGGCGGTAACTGTGGCAACCGTAGCCTGGGGACGAGTGTAGTGGGAGAAGAGCGCAGCGAACCTCTTCGCCAGCGGGTCGCCTGGGAGCCATCTGTCGTGCCAGGAGGAGGTAGCGGTCCCAGACACCACCGTCACCCTAGTGATAGCCCGGTAGAGCGGAAGGCACTCCTCAACGATCCACTCCTCAACGATCCATAATTACTTTCATTTGCAACCAATGAATTTTCGCATATTTTGTAATATGTTTGCATGGTGCCGATTGATGACAGAATGTGTAGTTTTAATGCTGATTATAATAACTGTTAAATATGCGCCCGAAGGAAGGAGCGCATGTGCCATGTTTATAATTTGGacaagtttaaatttgaaattaaaattaCGGCACATTATTGGTTTTGCAGATCGTGCCTGGTTTGCTTAAATTGGGTAATTCCTCCTTATGTACGGAGTACGTATTAGTACGTTTGTACCTTCCTCTAGCACGAACTCGGAGTAGAATACGGCATCGGATTCAACCTGTTTACAGAATTTGTTATTGCGTGTCCGGGAcgaacacactacaacatattcgAATCGGATTGCTAGTGAGTGGAGCTCCGCCCTTATATACGACCGCACGTACGTGATCGACACTCACGTTCTGTGTCCTGTTTTGGCTTGCGCTCTCATTGATCGATCGAGATTGGAGCGGAAGGTATGGCGATCGCCGGCGCCAACATGTGGGCTCTCCTTCTCGACAAAGACCCCGGCCACAGCGCGGCCGCCAGTGACCTCGCCGTGGACGTTGTCTACTGGAAGCTCAAGAAAGCCGCCAtcgccgcggtcgccgccgccgtcaaggTAGAGGATACACCGCCTGCTCGCAACATCACCAAATCGGTGAATAGAGTCGACAAGTCCAAGAAGATGAAGAAAATCGCCACCGGGTGCAGCAAGCAGGCGGCGGCGTCGACTGCCATCGTGCACGGCGGTGGCAAGGTGAACATCAACGGCGCCGCTGGGGGCAGCAAGCAGACAGCGGCGGCTGACGGCGAGGAGCTGACCGATATGTGGATACGCAGATATTTGTCTCACGAAGAAACCAGTAAAAAAGAAGAGGAAGAGTTTACCGTGGTCGCTGCAGGTAGAGGCTGCCGCCGAACGGTGGCCCCGCGAACACGCAAGGCTGCCGTCGTGGAAGGCGTCACTGTTCCTGCCGGCGCCAACATGTGGGATCTCCTCCTCGACAAAGACCCCGGCCACAGCGCGGCAACCTGTGACCTTGCTGTCGACGTTGTTGACCGGAAGCTCAAAAAAGCCGCCGTCGTCACCTCCGTCAAGGTAGAGGAGACACCACCTGCTCGTAACATCGCCAAGACGACGAAACGTGGTGAGAAGTCCAAGAAGAATAACGAAGGTGCCGCCGGGTGCAGCAAGAACTGTCCCGCGTCGGCTGCCATCGTCCGTGATGGCAAGGAGCCGATGAACGGTGACATTGGGGACAACAGCCAGACCGCGGCGACGGATGACGAGGAGCTGACCAACATCTTGATACGCAGATATCTGTCACAGGAAGAGGCTAGTAAAAAGGAAGAGAAAGAAGCGATGTTCACCGTGGTTGCAGGCGGCCGCCGCCGGAAGGTAGTCCCGCGGACACGCCAGCCAGCAGCTGCGGAAGGCGTGACCGTCACCAGCGCCAACATGTGGGCTCTCCTCAGCGACGAAGACCCCGGCCACGACTCcaccgccgtcgtcgtcaaccgagAGCACAAAACAGCTGCAATCGTCGTCCCTGCCGACATCGCCGAGGTAGAGGAGGCCCCGGTTGATAAGGTATGTTTAGCACCAGGTGGTGGGGCCAAGCCGGCGAAACGTGTCAAGAAGAacaaaacaaagaagaagaagaaagacgcCGCCGGGGACAGCAAGCAGGCTGTCACCGTGGTCGCGCCGCCGAGTGAAGAAAAGGAGGAGATAAGTGacgccgaggaagaagaagagatgccCGGCGAGGTCGCCACAGGCGGCAACCGCTTTCGGACGGTAGCCTGGCGCGTATGCAGGGCGGCCATCTCGGTGGCGCTCTTGGCTCTGTATTTCCAGGTGGCGTCGCCGCCAGCCACCGCCGTTTGATGCTTTACCTGATCATACATCATTGCGAGCACAAGCAAAAGCAAGCACTAGTAATTAGTATACTACAGTAATAGAGTTATGATTAATGCAATTAGAACATCGATTTCTTGTCATGCAATTAGGATATGATATGAAACTTAAATTTATGTACGCAGAAGGACCTATTTTTTCATACAGTACAAAACAAGACACGCTGTCACGGTTAGGTCCTATCTAGAGCGCAAGCAACTCACATGTGCAACGAACAGACCAAACAGCCCGCAAGCGTTTTATGCATGGAATCAGGAAAAATTAACAATAATATAAAATATGAGAAAATTGACGTCCATGAAGTTAAGCTAGCACGGTCTTTTCAAGTCAGGTGACAGCAACTACGCAGGACAAGTCCGGCCATTTAAGTTTTAACCATCGATTAGACCTTTCGTTGGGTTGTGGATCAAGTGGTTACAGGCATTTTTTGTGTGTACTGCAGTCCCAGTGGTGTCACGCCATGGACGTTCATCCACATTCCTAGTAACCAGGCATCAACATTTTCTGAAGATGTCATTGGATGGAGCACTATGTGGCCGTCCTAGTGCGGCTCCGCATTGTCTATCGCCAACTGGCTCTGGCGGTGTGGCTTGCCTCCAATCCGTCGTGATCCAGCGATTCTGGCTCTGGCAGTTGCTTGCCGTGGCCTATGTAATACTGTTCCAGTTCTTGTAATCCTCAATGCACGAATTGTCTTGTACAAATCAGAAGGCTTTATTCTCAACTTGTACTTGCCGTATTTAGTTCAATCATCATATAGTTTAAGAGCTGTGTGTTATGCATTCGGTAGTTCATTGTTTGCTGGGAAATGTCACATGAGTTGTGTTGTGTATATTGCTCATTATGTCTAGTTCATGATCTGATTGtccaaagaacaagaaaggtcatGTCAATTTGTTTGTGTGCTAATTACCCAATTGATTAGCTACCTTTTCTTTCCCTCAAATAGTCTTGCAGATCGTTTAGTGAGCTGACCATGAACTGGCCATTCTAAGTTGCACATGCACTTTTGGGTCACGGTGAGCAGTGGCTAGCGTGTataggtcgagttggcggtgtacCTAGTTGATTGAATTAAGCAAAGTGTTTCTCTCTTTAATTTAAACGCTGCAAGCTGATTGCGTTTTGCGCAGTATTCTTTTTTGACCGTCCATTATTTGGCAGGGTGATGAAAGTGTTCAAAATAATAGTACTCTCTGTTCCATAAAAGATGTCTTAACTTTTATATAAAGTAAAATTTATCTATATGCTAaatcatgtctagatacatctaaat comes from Lolium rigidum isolate FL_2022 unplaced genomic scaffold, APGP_CSIRO_Lrig_0.1 contig_27846_1, whole genome shotgun sequence and encodes:
- the LOC124680759 gene encoding disease resistance protein RGA5-like, giving the protein MEVVAGAMSPLLRKLGDLLVDEYNLENRVKKGIKSLETELMFMHSALLKVGEVPPDQLDEQVCLWAGKVRELSYEIEDAVDAFIVRVNEEGCHRAGPNNTKNRVKKFLKRATNLLRKGKGLHQISSAIDEAQDLAKQLAELRQRYGLQMHGTSGVATIDPRLTAMYKDVTELVGIAHSCDKMIKMLTDGDKGPDKRLKVVSIVGFGGLGKTTLAKAVYDRIKVQFNCAAFVSVSRNPDVKKVFKDMIYELDKVQFSHIHSTTMDEKQLIDKLREFLKDKRYLIVIDDIWDDKAWKFIKCVFSENNRGCRLITTTRIVSVAEACRSSTDDIVYRMDPLSDDDSRRLFHRRIFPDGKMCPNELAQISIDILKKCGGVPLAIITVASLLVVNQQIKPKDQWYVLLNSIGRGLTGGACVEDMQRILSFSYYDLPSHLKTCLLYLSVFPEDYVVGRDRLIWRWIAEGFVQTGNKKTSLYDLGESYFNELINRGMIQPVDIDIEGRAKSCRVHDMVLDLICSLSSKDNFLTILDGIEQNKPNSQSKIRRLSIQNVMVEPTTPWLDTRSMEQVRSVTLFSSAIYQMPSLSCFQVLRVLDLEYCNLRDSVHKINMRCVENLLHLRYLGLRSTYVGELPTKIGNLRFLQTLDLVETGVKELMPGIVQLQNLMCLHFDKYTKLPPGMGNLTSLQELSELHVDRYSSGIVKELGHLTELRVLRINFEESDESLDKAFVEALGNLHKLQSLHIDGNDGCVDLLRECWAPQQLRRLVVLNGKENRFLTLPAWINPSSLPLLSYLNIYLDQVQAKDVQIIAMLPCLRFLLLAAWRRIEDPAAECFSFTADSFPCVRECIFFNFITAPSLPRGAMPMVQLVQFCFRACDITCANLDLGMCHLASLEQVRVDLWCKKASTKEVKEAEAVLRFAVGEHSCRPRLFIRRR